One Streptomyces drozdowiczii DNA segment encodes these proteins:
- a CDS encoding SPFH domain-containing protein — protein sequence MADITRRFGWRHLRSAPTAHIRHHKRGKLAHDGAGLSFWYRSLSAALSEVPVNDRELAMAFHARTSDFQDVTVQATVTYRISDPAEAAARLDFSVDPDTGAWRGAPLEQIATLLTETAQQHTLDVLARTPLAGALVDGVAAVRERVAAGLAAEPRLPATGIDVVAVRVVAIRPEAEVERALRTPAREQIQQEADRATYERRAVAVERERTIAENELASQIELARREEQLVEQRGTNARREAEEGAAADGVRAEAEAARTVRLAGAEAEAARQVGAARAEAQAAWLRAHGEVEAATLHALAATRLAENLPHIDSLTLSPDVLTGLLSKLGRPEAGA from the coding sequence ATGGCCGACATCACCCGCCGCTTCGGCTGGCGCCATCTCCGCTCGGCGCCCACCGCGCACATCCGCCACCACAAGCGCGGCAAGCTGGCCCACGACGGGGCCGGACTGAGCTTCTGGTACCGGTCGCTGAGCGCCGCGCTCTCCGAGGTGCCGGTCAACGACCGCGAGCTGGCCATGGCGTTCCACGCGCGCACCTCCGACTTCCAGGACGTCACGGTCCAGGCCACCGTCACCTACCGGATCAGCGACCCGGCCGAGGCGGCCGCCCGCCTCGACTTCTCCGTCGACCCGGACACCGGCGCCTGGCGCGGCGCCCCCCTCGAACAGATCGCCACCCTGCTCACCGAGACCGCCCAGCAGCACACCCTGGACGTGCTGGCCCGCACCCCGCTGGCCGGCGCCCTGGTCGACGGGGTCGCCGCCGTCCGCGAGCGGGTCGCGGCCGGTCTCGCCGCCGAGCCGAGGCTCCCCGCCACCGGCATCGACGTGGTCGCCGTCCGCGTCGTCGCCATCCGCCCCGAGGCCGAGGTGGAGCGCGCCCTGCGCACCCCCGCCCGCGAGCAGATCCAGCAGGAGGCCGACCGGGCCACGTACGAGCGGCGCGCCGTGGCCGTCGAGCGCGAGCGGACCATCGCCGAGAACGAGCTCGCCAGCCAGATCGAGCTGGCCCGGCGCGAGGAGCAGCTGGTCGAGCAGCGCGGCACCAACGCCCGCCGCGAGGCCGAGGAGGGCGCCGCCGCCGACGGGGTGCGCGCCGAGGCCGAGGCCGCCCGCACCGTGCGGCTCGCGGGGGCCGAGGCGGAGGCCGCCCGGCAGGTGGGCGCGGCACGCGCCGAGGCGCAGGCCGCCTGGCTCCGGGCGCACGGCGAGGTGGAGGCCGCGACGCTGCACGCGCTGGCGGCCACCCGGCTCGCCGAGAACCTGCCGCACATCGACAGCCTCACCCTCTCGCCCGATGTCCTCACCGGCCTGCTCAGCAAGCTGGGCCGGCCGGAGGCGGGGGCGTGA
- a CDS encoding nucleotide triphosphate diphosphatase NUDT15, producing MATESSAAPSRNTRLPKAQAALGVGVIVQDAQGRILLGRHHSGTWELPGGKVDPVPESVAAAAVRELREETGLAVPEDEVTVFAMLHDALGGINRVTMAALVRVDSGTARVTEPHLISTWEWTPLDALPSPLFDPSAQILATWRPDLAIPHPPVHRLALAPEEPQVSP from the coding sequence ATGGCCACCGAGAGTTCCGCCGCCCCCTCCCGTAACACCCGACTGCCCAAGGCCCAGGCCGCGTTGGGGGTCGGGGTGATCGTGCAGGACGCGCAGGGCCGGATCCTGCTGGGCCGGCACCACAGCGGCACCTGGGAGCTGCCCGGCGGCAAGGTCGACCCGGTGCCGGAGTCCGTCGCGGCGGCGGCCGTGCGGGAGCTGCGCGAGGAGACCGGGCTGGCGGTCCCCGAGGACGAGGTCACCGTCTTCGCGATGCTGCACGACGCCCTCGGCGGGATCAACCGCGTGACGATGGCCGCGCTGGTGCGCGTGGACAGCGGCACGGCACGGGTGACCGAGCCGCATCTGATCAGCACCTGGGAGTGGACCCCGCTCGACGCGCTCCCCTCGCCGCTCTTCGACCCGTCGGCGCAGATCCTCGCCACCTGGCGCCCGGACCTCGCCATCCCGCATCCGCCCGTGCACCGGCTCGCCCTCGCGCCCGAAGAGCCCCAGGTGAGCCCCTAA
- a CDS encoding FBP domain-containing protein, whose amino-acid sequence MKALTEQDIRSSFVNCSKGEAKRLPLPRDFEELPWDDLDFLGWRDLSAPGRSYIVTEHEGEPAGISLRFPSQQRGFLHRSMCSLCLTTHPGSGVSLMTARKTGPAGRDGNSVGLYMCTDLACSLYVRGKKKVDSGARFKESLTTEEQIARTVDNLHAFVAKLFS is encoded by the coding sequence ATGAAGGCCCTGACCGAGCAGGACATCCGCTCATCGTTCGTGAATTGCTCCAAGGGGGAAGCCAAGCGCCTGCCGCTCCCCCGCGATTTCGAGGAGCTGCCGTGGGACGACCTCGACTTCCTCGGCTGGCGCGACCTGTCCGCGCCGGGACGCAGCTACATCGTCACCGAGCACGAGGGCGAGCCCGCCGGGATCTCGCTGCGCTTCCCGTCCCAGCAGCGCGGCTTCCTGCACCGGAGCATGTGCTCGCTCTGCCTGACCACGCACCCGGGCAGCGGGGTCTCCCTGATGACCGCCCGCAAGACCGGGCCCGCCGGGCGCGACGGCAATTCGGTCGGCCTGTACATGTGCACCGATCTGGCCTGCTCGCTGTATGTGCGCGGCAAGAAGAAGGTGGACTCCGGGGCCCGGTTCAAGGAGAGCCTGACCACGGAGGAGCAGATCGCCCGCACCGTCGACAACCTCCACGCGTTCGTGGCGAAGCTCTTCAGCTGA
- a CDS encoding purine-cytosine permease family protein — MSLPYAQDERAAFGGRMPTAPGDLRIEANGIAPVPEDRRYGRAGRLFTVWFAPNLTMTGVFTGTVGIALGLDFGTALAAVVLGTLVGAAPTAYLGTWGSRTGSGQLPLSRLAFGPGVVLPGALQWLSSIAWDALIGLFGGDALAQLCGWPFWLGVLVMMAAQGALGVLGYEVIHRLQTVMTFALAAAFAVLATKLLRGVDPVTTSTVHGADRAGAFVLTCTIALSLALSWAPYVSDFSRYLPRETSRTRMFWCTLGGISASFVAVQTIGLWGASVFTDQTARGIDSLLGGGALGAFGLLAVALAALCSNAMNDYSGSLALQTMGVRLPRPVAAALAAALGFPLVLWMHAADTTARFQNVLLLVGYWIPGFVAIVSVDWLVRARARRGAPVDLAAEHARPRPWWPALAAFAVAFAAAVPFMSTGLYVGPVAEALHGADLAYGVAFLVALAVYAPLRMRRAR, encoded by the coding sequence ATGTCGTTGCCGTATGCCCAGGACGAGCGCGCCGCTTTCGGCGGGCGCATGCCCACCGCCCCCGGCGATCTGCGCATCGAGGCGAACGGGATAGCCCCGGTCCCCGAGGACCGCCGTTACGGCCGGGCGGGCCGGCTGTTCACCGTCTGGTTCGCACCCAACCTGACCATGACCGGCGTCTTCACCGGCACCGTCGGCATCGCGCTCGGCCTGGACTTCGGGACCGCCCTCGCAGCGGTCGTGCTCGGCACCCTCGTGGGCGCCGCGCCGACCGCGTATCTGGGCACCTGGGGCAGCCGTACCGGCTCCGGTCAACTTCCGCTGTCCCGACTGGCGTTCGGACCGGGTGTGGTGCTGCCGGGCGCCCTGCAATGGCTGTCGTCCATCGCCTGGGACGCCCTGATCGGCCTCTTCGGCGGGGACGCGCTGGCGCAGCTGTGCGGCTGGCCGTTCTGGCTGGGGGTGCTGGTCATGATGGCCGCGCAGGGTGCGCTCGGGGTGCTGGGTTACGAGGTGATCCACCGGCTCCAGACCGTGATGACGTTCGCCCTGGCGGCCGCCTTCGCCGTGCTCGCCACCAAGCTCCTGCGCGGGGTGGACCCGGTGACCACCTCGACCGTGCACGGCGCCGACCGGGCCGGGGCGTTCGTCCTGACCTGCACCATCGCCCTGAGCCTGGCGCTGTCCTGGGCGCCGTACGTGAGCGACTTCAGCCGCTATCTGCCGCGCGAGACGTCCCGGACGCGCATGTTCTGGTGCACGCTGGGCGGGATCAGCGCCTCGTTCGTGGCGGTCCAGACGATCGGGCTGTGGGGCGCCTCGGTCTTCACGGACCAGACCGCGCGCGGCATCGACTCCCTGCTCGGCGGGGGCGCGCTCGGGGCGTTCGGGCTGCTCGCGGTGGCGCTGGCCGCGCTGTGCAGCAACGCGATGAACGACTACAGCGGTTCGCTCGCGTTGCAGACCATGGGGGTGCGCCTGCCGCGTCCGGTGGCCGCGGCCCTCGCCGCCGCCCTCGGGTTCCCGCTGGTGCTCTGGATGCACGCGGCGGACACGACCGCCCGCTTCCAGAACGTGCTGCTGCTCGTCGGCTACTGGATCCCCGGCTTCGTGGCGATCGTGTCCGTGGACTGGCTGGTCCGCGCCAGGGCCCGGCGCGGCGCCCCCGTCGACCTCGCGGCCGAGCACGCCCGGCCGCGCCCGTGGTGGCCGGCGCTCGCCGCGTTCGCCGTGGCCTTCGCGGCGGCGGTCCCGTTCATGAGCACCGGCCTGTACGTGGGCCCGGTGGCCGAGGCGCTGCACGGGGCGGATCTGGCGTACGGGGTGGCGTTCCTGGTGGCGCTCGCGGTGTACGCCCCGCTGCGGATGCGCCGGGCCCGCTGA
- a CDS encoding helix-turn-helix domain-containing protein, whose protein sequence is MSNAKSDPKNPAPDATAAARAQLGAEMRRIKEGAQLSFGGLADRTHYSRSSWERFLNGKQLPTPVAVEQLAAVAGTPPEPLLDLLARAGAPVTAPVPVVAGRTTGAHTAAGDTAAGDRAPGERPGVSWRRRCAVIGYIAAGALMGSVATGLLSPYLAGAAQGPDPAKTRTESKKAGGQGADLVPRAGDIEVKCTSDACWRNDPQAMECQWDAKTAKSTYLRGMQIELRYSAACQAVWGRIEGGAVGDKVIIKDARGMELDAFIRFEHDSYTKMLGVSEDAPLDAMSVCGEIPSEKQMQCAPTGTARMP, encoded by the coding sequence ATGTCGAACGCGAAGTCGGATCCGAAGAACCCGGCACCGGATGCCACGGCGGCGGCCCGCGCACAACTGGGCGCGGAGATGCGGAGGATCAAGGAGGGAGCTCAGCTCAGCTTCGGCGGGCTGGCCGACCGTACGCACTACAGCCGCTCCTCGTGGGAGAGGTTTCTCAACGGCAAGCAGCTGCCGACCCCCGTGGCGGTCGAGCAGTTGGCGGCCGTGGCGGGCACTCCGCCGGAACCGCTGCTCGACCTGCTGGCCAGAGCGGGCGCGCCGGTCACGGCGCCGGTGCCGGTCGTGGCCGGCCGAACTACGGGGGCCCACACCGCTGCCGGTGACACGGCCGCCGGGGATCGAGCCCCGGGCGAGCGGCCCGGGGTGTCGTGGCGGCGGCGCTGCGCGGTGATCGGTTACATCGCGGCCGGCGCCCTGATGGGCTCCGTGGCGACCGGACTGCTCTCCCCGTACCTCGCGGGAGCGGCCCAGGGCCCGGACCCGGCGAAGACCCGTACCGAGAGCAAGAAGGCGGGCGGGCAGGGAGCGGACCTCGTGCCCCGCGCGGGCGACATCGAGGTCAAGTGCACGTCGGACGCCTGTTGGCGCAACGATCCCCAGGCCATGGAGTGCCAGTGGGACGCGAAGACCGCCAAGAGCACCTATCTGCGCGGCATGCAGATCGAACTCCGCTACAGCGCCGCCTGCCAGGCGGTCTGGGGCCGGATCGAGGGCGGCGCCGTCGGCGACAAGGTGATCATCAAGGACGCTCGGGGGATGGAGCTGGACGCCTTCATCCGCTTCGAGCACGACTCGTACACCAAGATGCTCGGGGTCTCCGAGGACGCTCCGCTCGACGCCATGAGCGTGTGCGGGGAGATCCCCTCGGAGAAGCAGATGCAGTGCGCGCCGACGGGAACGGCCCGGATGCCCTGA
- a CDS encoding lipase family protein: MAERRMYSGTARSIAACCASGVLAALLAATPSAAAGHGGGVPEGPRGEGFYHASRGLVEHGRHGTLIRAQRLTGVAAFAGADNWRVLYRSVTPQGRAVAVSGTVAIPHGRPPAGGRPVLSWLHGTTGVADACAPSRDTANGPAHDYLQAMQDTVAPWVARGYAVTRTDYQGLGTDGTHSYLVGEAEARAAADLTRAAHQLSRHLSNEWVAYGHSQGGHAAVFAADLANRWTPELRLVGAAALAPGSQLSKAVPALREQPLAGVSDFFPLIVRGAQTVRPVPDKDIFTPKALAVAGDADRLCSAQLRDPGSWGSLKSDEIFRKDADLTSLDKVLADNEPGLLSPRVPVLLAQGGKDTVIQPAWTAALGEQLRANGVHVTSYTYPGADHRGVLSASLPDVTRWIDDLFGRPRG; this comes from the coding sequence ATGGCTGAGCGACGCATGTACTCGGGGACCGCCAGGTCGATCGCGGCCTGCTGCGCGTCCGGTGTCCTCGCGGCCCTGCTTGCCGCGACACCGTCCGCGGCGGCGGGCCACGGAGGCGGCGTTCCCGAAGGGCCGCGCGGCGAAGGCTTCTACCACGCGTCCCGCGGGCTCGTGGAGCACGGACGGCACGGCACGCTCATCCGGGCGCAGCGGCTGACCGGGGTCGCGGCCTTCGCGGGCGCCGACAACTGGCGTGTGCTGTACCGCTCGGTGACCCCGCAGGGCAGGGCGGTGGCCGTCTCCGGCACGGTCGCGATCCCGCACGGGCGGCCCCCGGCGGGCGGCCGGCCGGTGCTCTCCTGGCTGCACGGCACCACGGGCGTGGCGGACGCCTGCGCCCCGTCGCGGGACACCGCGAACGGCCCGGCGCACGACTATCTCCAGGCGATGCAGGACACCGTGGCCCCCTGGGTGGCACGCGGATACGCGGTGACCCGGACCGACTACCAGGGCCTGGGCACCGACGGCACGCACAGCTACCTCGTCGGCGAGGCGGAGGCCCGGGCCGCCGCCGACCTGACCCGTGCCGCGCACCAGCTCTCGCGCCACCTGAGCAACGAGTGGGTGGCGTACGGCCATTCACAGGGCGGGCACGCCGCGGTCTTCGCCGCCGACCTCGCCAACCGCTGGACGCCGGAACTGCGGCTCGTCGGGGCGGCCGCGCTGGCGCCCGGGTCGCAGCTCAGCAAGGCCGTGCCGGCGCTGCGCGAACAGCCGCTCGCCGGGGTGAGCGACTTCTTCCCGCTGATCGTCCGCGGCGCGCAGACCGTTCGCCCCGTGCCGGACAAGGACATCTTCACGCCGAAGGCCCTGGCGGTGGCCGGTGACGCGGACCGGCTGTGCAGCGCCCAGCTCCGCGACCCGGGCTCCTGGGGCTCGTTGAAGAGCGACGAGATCTTCCGCAAGGACGCCGACCTCACCTCCCTCGACAAGGTGCTCGCCGACAACGAGCCGGGCCTGCTGTCCCCGCGCGTCCCCGTGCTGCTCGCCCAGGGCGGCAAGGACACGGTCATCCAGCCCGCCTGGACCGCTGCCCTGGGCGAGCAACTGCGGGCGAACGGCGTCCACGTCACCTCGTACACCTACCCCGGGGCCGACCACCGCGGAGTCCTGTCGGCGTCCCTGCCGGACGTCACCCGCTGGATCGACGACCTCTTCGGCCGGCCGCGCGGGTGA
- a CDS encoding LPFR motif small protein — protein MLKAIADVFRSIGGAIATVVTLPFRAVGRLFSGASSTAHGHH, from the coding sequence ATGCTGAAGGCGATTGCAGATGTGTTCCGTTCCATCGGCGGCGCCATCGCCACGGTCGTCACGCTTCCCTTCCGGGCCGTCGGGCGGCTCTTCAGCGGTGCGTCGAGCACCGCCCACGGTCACCACTGA
- a CDS encoding ATP-binding protein — protein MKPSRPLYEREPELATAAQAIDALCGAQATGGLLIYSGEAGIGKTALLEEIQAMAADRCTIWSARGGETVTSVPFHVVRQLLQPALGQFPPDDMRALFGPWFDSAAPALGLAEPSGPQPDPQGVRDGLDYVVRRLASRLSHRPLLLIIDDAHWADGESLAWLASFTARLGELRVLVVQAHRPEELAAREAARNAADGHPAQIRVALRALTPDATAELVRATLGEHADDPFCREVWAVTGGNPYEAVELVAKVQDKELAPLEESAGLLRELGASARGSGLVARLERLGTNANRFAWAAAVLGTDISQDLAARLAGMSPAEAADCTARLREARIVSGFDPLEFVHPLIASAIYRSIPPATRTAMHGRAAWAITDAGLGPAAASRHLLEVHPDDDQELVAQLRAAAKQHLAVGAPEAARRCLERALEEPPRHDVRATLLYELGCATLLSSPATTVQHLRAALDMPGLVDELRVDATFRLAAALSHNNQLKEAALALAAEAERTAPGPGLMRLQAAHFLWEGMQATEEDGPGRSRRLAANADHLTGRDNAERALLTLRAFDAMLRGENAEIIVDFCERALVDGHPARGLGWTDSEWGFELPAMVGITYAFTDRLDRAEELFGEAVRAFEISGWSGAHLAFAHTLLGLVHRRRGRLAEAEGFLREGLRLADRVGSGLPVHWDAACLLIDTLLARGRVPEARKVADQYDFGLPYPSAMVLPDAPCVRGRLLLAEGRTKEAVTELEAAGRSLEPRGRFNGIWGPWAGDLARALADEDPGRAAQLANTARVHAERFGTETAIGEALRCVALFARPEESVHLLGEAVRHLEASPSGYEFAQALYDYGVAARSPRELARAHKLATACGAEGLAARAQQARASIRSTE, from the coding sequence ATGAAGCCGTCCCGGCCGCTTTATGAGCGCGAACCGGAACTCGCCACTGCCGCACAAGCCATCGACGCGCTCTGCGGGGCACAGGCCACCGGCGGGCTGCTGATCTACAGCGGCGAGGCAGGCATCGGCAAGACCGCGCTCCTGGAGGAGATCCAGGCCATGGCGGCGGACCGGTGCACCATCTGGTCGGCGCGCGGCGGTGAGACGGTCACCTCGGTGCCGTTCCACGTCGTACGACAGCTGCTCCAGCCGGCCCTGGGCCAGTTCCCGCCCGACGACATGCGGGCCCTGTTCGGCCCCTGGTTCGACAGCGCCGCCCCGGCCCTGGGGCTGGCCGAGCCCTCCGGCCCGCAGCCCGATCCGCAGGGTGTGCGCGACGGCCTCGACTACGTCGTGCGGCGGCTCGCCTCCCGGCTCAGCCACCGCCCGCTGCTCCTGATCATCGACGACGCGCACTGGGCGGACGGCGAATCCCTCGCCTGGCTCGCCTCGTTCACCGCCCGCCTCGGCGAGCTGCGCGTGCTGGTCGTCCAGGCCCACCGACCCGAGGAGCTGGCCGCCCGCGAGGCCGCGCGCAACGCGGCCGACGGCCACCCCGCGCAGATCCGGGTCGCCCTGCGCGCCCTCACTCCGGACGCCACCGCCGAACTGGTCCGTGCCACCCTCGGAGAGCACGCGGACGACCCGTTCTGCCGCGAGGTCTGGGCCGTCACCGGCGGCAATCCCTACGAGGCGGTCGAGCTCGTCGCCAAGGTCCAGGACAAGGAGCTGGCCCCGCTGGAGGAGTCCGCCGGGCTCCTGCGCGAACTCGGCGCATCCGCGCGGGGCAGCGGCCTCGTCGCCCGCCTCGAACGGCTCGGCACCAACGCCAACCGGTTCGCCTGGGCGGCCGCCGTCCTCGGCACCGACATCTCCCAGGACCTCGCCGCGCGACTGGCCGGGATGAGCCCGGCCGAGGCCGCGGACTGCACCGCCCGGCTGCGGGAGGCCCGTATCGTCAGCGGGTTCGACCCGCTGGAGTTCGTGCACCCGCTGATCGCCTCCGCCATCTACCGCTCGATCCCGCCGGCCACCCGCACCGCCATGCACGGACGCGCCGCCTGGGCGATCACCGACGCCGGTCTCGGCCCCGCCGCGGCCTCCCGCCACCTGCTCGAAGTCCACCCGGACGACGACCAGGAACTCGTCGCACAGCTGCGGGCCGCAGCCAAACAGCACCTCGCCGTCGGCGCCCCCGAGGCCGCCCGGCGCTGCCTGGAGCGCGCGCTCGAAGAGCCGCCGCGCCACGACGTACGCGCCACCCTGCTGTACGAGCTGGGCTGCGCGACGCTGCTCAGCTCCCCGGCCACCACCGTGCAGCACCTGCGGGCCGCCCTGGACATGCCCGGCCTCGTGGACGAGCTGCGGGTCGACGCCACATTCCGGCTGGCCGCCGCGCTGTCCCACAACAACCAGCTCAAGGAGGCGGCCCTGGCCCTCGCGGCCGAGGCCGAACGCACCGCACCCGGCCCCGGCCTGATGCGGCTCCAGGCCGCCCACTTCCTCTGGGAGGGCATGCAGGCCACCGAGGAGGACGGCCCCGGCCGCTCGCGCCGGCTCGCCGCCAACGCCGACCACCTCACCGGCCGGGACAACGCCGAACGCGCCCTGCTCACCCTCCGCGCCTTCGACGCCATGCTGCGCGGCGAGAACGCCGAGATCATCGTCGACTTCTGCGAGCGCGCCCTCGTGGACGGCCACCCCGCACGCGGACTGGGCTGGACCGACTCCGAGTGGGGCTTCGAGCTCCCCGCCATGGTCGGGATCACCTACGCCTTCACGGACCGGCTCGACCGGGCCGAGGAGCTGTTCGGCGAGGCGGTCCGGGCCTTCGAGATCTCCGGCTGGAGCGGCGCCCACCTGGCCTTCGCGCACACCCTGCTCGGCCTGGTCCACCGCCGCCGGGGCCGCCTCGCCGAGGCGGAGGGCTTCCTGCGCGAGGGCCTGCGCCTCGCGGACCGCGTCGGCAGCGGGCTCCCGGTCCACTGGGACGCGGCGTGCCTGCTCATCGACACCCTGCTCGCCCGGGGCCGGGTCCCCGAGGCCCGCAAGGTCGCCGACCAGTACGACTTCGGCCTGCCCTACCCGAGCGCCATGGTGCTGCCGGACGCGCCGTGCGTCCGCGGCCGCCTGCTGCTGGCCGAAGGCCGTACGAAGGAAGCGGTGACCGAGCTGGAGGCGGCCGGGCGCTCGCTGGAACCGCGCGGCAGGTTCAACGGCATCTGGGGCCCCTGGGCCGGCGACCTGGCCCGCGCCCTCGCGGACGAGGACCCCGGCCGCGCCGCCCAGCTCGCCAACACGGCCCGGGTCCACGCGGAGCGCTTCGGCACGGAGACCGCCATCGGCGAGGCCCTGCGCTGCGTGGCCCTCTTCGCGCGCCCGGAGGAGTCCGTACACCTCCTCGGCGAGGCGGTTCGCCATCTGGAGGCGTCCCCCTCCGGCTACGAGTTCGCCCAGGCGCTCTACGACTATGGCGTCGCCGCCCGCTCGCCCCGCGAACTGGCCCGCGCCCACAAGCTGGCCACCGCCTGCGGCGCGGAAGGACTGGCCGCCCGCGCCCAGCAGGCACGCGCGTCGATCCGGTCCACCGAGTGA
- a CDS encoding DUF309 domain-containing protein, which produces MNETRRDRDSEGRAHNARPRDGLGRPLPYGAPGVERQPEGVERTAGETVGEAQRLLDAGMPFHAHEVFEDAWKAGPEAERELWRGLAQLAVGLTHAARGNATGGARLLRRGAAALEAYGAGEAHGMGLGELTGWARDLAARVERTGAGPVDAAAEAPRLRAEQP; this is translated from the coding sequence GTGAACGAGACACGCAGGGACCGGGATTCCGAGGGACGGGCGCACAACGCGCGCCCCCGTGACGGGCTGGGGCGCCCGCTGCCGTACGGGGCACCGGGGGTGGAACGCCAGCCGGAGGGCGTCGAACGCACTGCCGGTGAGACCGTCGGGGAGGCGCAGCGGCTGCTGGACGCGGGCATGCCGTTCCACGCGCACGAGGTCTTCGAGGATGCCTGGAAGGCGGGCCCGGAGGCGGAACGGGAGCTGTGGCGCGGGCTCGCCCAGCTGGCCGTCGGCCTGACCCATGCCGCCCGGGGCAACGCGACCGGCGGGGCGCGGCTGCTGCGGCGCGGCGCGGCGGCGCTGGAGGCGTACGGAGCGGGTGAGGCGCACGGGATGGGGCTCGGGGAGCTGACCGGCTGGGCGCGGGACCTGGCGGCGCGGGTGGAGCGTACGGGCGCGGGGCCGGTGGACGCGGCGGCGGAGGCACCGCGACTGCGGGCGGAGCAACCCTGA
- a CDS encoding NAD(P)/FAD-dependent oxidoreductase: MTRCERLVDVLVVGAGPAGLAAAAGLAAAGVRRVEVLERDQAPGGIPRHCAHGGFGTRASGDLTGPAYALRCAAEARAAGATLRTGITVTGWAGPRTLDATGPDGLERLTARAVVLATGARERPRAARLVPGTRPDGVYTTGELQQAVHLHHQPIGTRAVVIGDEPVSLAAAETLRTAGAHLVARVTEHPPRPFAAVRPAGGAPLLTRTTVTALTGRPRLTGVRVRHADGRTATLACDTVVFTADWIPDHELARRGGIPLDSGTRGPAHDPAFRTGRPGVFAVGNLLRGGESAATAAREGRAATGPVLAHLSAGTWPVGGPPLAVAAPLEWVAPNLTGPGGRRLLLRTGRRLAVPLLVVAQDGALLHRGRLARSVAPGRSFSLTADWLGRVDPRGGTVHIRVA; this comes from the coding sequence ATGACCCGCTGCGAACGCCTCGTCGACGTGCTGGTCGTCGGCGCCGGACCGGCCGGCCTCGCGGCGGCGGCCGGTCTCGCCGCCGCCGGGGTGCGGCGCGTCGAGGTGCTGGAGCGCGACCAGGCGCCGGGCGGCATCCCCAGGCACTGTGCCCACGGCGGATTCGGTACGCGCGCGAGCGGCGATCTCACCGGTCCCGCGTACGCCCTGCGGTGCGCGGCCGAGGCACGCGCGGCCGGCGCCACGCTCCGCACCGGCATCACGGTCACCGGCTGGGCCGGGCCCCGTACCCTCGACGCCACCGGCCCCGACGGCCTGGAACGCCTCACCGCCCGCGCCGTCGTCCTCGCCACCGGCGCCCGCGAACGCCCCCGCGCCGCCCGGCTCGTCCCCGGCACCCGCCCGGACGGCGTCTACACCACCGGCGAACTCCAGCAGGCCGTCCACCTCCACCACCAGCCCATCGGCACCCGCGCCGTGGTCATCGGCGACGAACCGGTCAGCCTTGCCGCAGCCGAAACACTGCGCACCGCCGGGGCCCACCTCGTCGCCCGCGTCACGGAGCACCCGCCCCGCCCCTTCGCGGCCGTCCGCCCGGCCGGCGGGGCACCCCTGCTCACCCGCACCACCGTCACCGCCCTGACCGGCCGCCCCCGCCTCACCGGCGTCCGCGTGCGCCACGCGGACGGGCGGACCGCCACCCTGGCCTGCGACACGGTGGTCTTCACGGCCGACTGGATCCCCGACCACGAACTCGCCCGGCGCGGCGGCATCCCGCTGGATTCCGGCACCAGGGGGCCCGCGCACGACCCCGCGTTCCGCACCGGACGGCCGGGGGTCTTCGCCGTCGGGAACCTCCTGCGCGGCGGGGAGAGCGCGGCCACCGCCGCCCGCGAGGGCCGGGCCGCCACGGGGCCCGTGCTGGCCCACCTCAGCGCCGGGACCTGGCCGGTCGGCGGTCCGCCCCTCGCCGTCGCCGCCCCGCTGGAGTGGGTCGCGCCCAACCTCACCGGTCCGGGCGGGCGCAGGCTCCTGCTGCGGACCGGCCGCCGACTGGCCGTACCGCTGCTCGTCGTCGCCCAGGACGGGGCACTGCTGCACCGTGGGCGCCTGGCGCGGTCCGTCGCGCCAGGCCGCTCCTTCTCCCTCACCGCCGACTGGCTGGGCCGCGTCGACCCGCGGGGCGGCACCGTGCACATCCGGGTCGCCTGA